The following are encoded in a window of Xyrauchen texanus isolate HMW12.3.18 chromosome 42, RBS_HiC_50CHRs, whole genome shotgun sequence genomic DNA:
- the LOC127634838 gene encoding uncharacterized protein LOC127634838 has translation MRTLTEMGFSEDQIQVAMQAGFFSVPGAAEWLLQGGSPRHKLVKQSSQPLETAFSAFNPPKDNQCSNNSQSETTGPSLVLAPPSINTPKGNEHPPLETLIKQDKSNFHEQQRLRVAQEARAERRQKKQERELVLKRIAEDRRSQQEKAHSEATAETSPSSGQGQRLGGRVDTDVDNHCTLMIRLPSVESMHEHFLSDTPLSQVVEYIASHHPTLPAFSLLQGFPHKRFGEAELACSLRSLGLTPNAALCIQTTPPKMPQDPPSPASRLAVVVQPEAELHEEPVGPPNELSQEEGRALEDMVVPPPLPHQLWEEAVGYAGIPGVGPPLPGPSHYWGQGQKLVQGDAEDEEPLENEEQPEEIVLPPYDFNGLPRLPFFFENRVRGGLEPRHHWPEQGNRLRDVEPVNPAADPEEGRALRGAAGQAAVQRLQRAARHDEQQGTHGQPSPPKKAFKTRGVASLCSMATRATVNLMTAPSMQYSSSLACLAPELAEQLLAHMARERLLRPRTLELFFGCPLQKFVLNCYPYTTNELLRQLRAFSCLKHLSFVNSPLITDAGLCVLSKLSKLQHLNLSSCSKLTDSCLQHIAGLFNLTFLALDQTKVSDTGLLMFLQSGSSVLC, from the exons ATGAGAACCCTTACTGAGATGGGTTTCAGTGAAGATCAGATTCAAGTGGCGATGCAAGCAGGTTTCTTTTCTGTACCAGGAGCAGCTGAATG GCTTTTACAGGGTGGAAGTCCACGACATAAACTAGTCAAGCAGTCTTCACAGCCACTAGAGACGGCGTTCTCTGCATTCAACCCTCCCAAAGATAATCAGTGCTCCAACAACTCACAGTCTGAAACAACAG gTCCTTCATTGGTTTTGGCACCCCCCTCCATCAACACTCCCAAAGGAAATGAACATCCACCCCTGGAAACTCTGATCAAACAGGACAAGAGTAACTTCCATGAGCAGCAGAGACTGCGAGTAGCCCAGGAGGCACGGGCAGAAAGGAGACAGAAAAAACAG GAGCGTGAGTTGGTGTTGAAGAGGATAGCGGAGGACCGGCGCAGTCAGCAAGAGAAGGCCCATTCTGAAGCCACTGCAGAGACCTCTCCATCCAGTGGACAGGGACAGAGACTTGGTGGACGTGTGGATACAGACGTGGACAACCACTGCACCCTCATG ATTCGTCTTCCCTCTGTGGAATCTATGCATGAACATTTCCTTTCAGACACTCCTCTAAGCCAAGTTGTTGAATACATTGCCAGTCACCACCCTACACTACCTGCCTTCTCCCTCCTGCAAGGATTTCCTCATAAGCGCTTCGGCGAAGCTGAGTTGGCCTGCTCCCTCCGGTCTTTGGGACTGACCCCCAATGCTGCACTATGCATACAGACCACTCCCCCCAAAATGCCCCAGGACCCGCCCAGTCCGGCCTCCCGATTGGCTGTTGTAGTGCAGCCAGAAGCAGAATTACATGAAGAGCCAGTGGGGCCACCCAATGAGCTGTCCCAAGAGGAGGGCAGAGCTTTAGAGGACATGGTGGTACCCCCACCCCTGCCCCATCAGCTGTGGGAGGAAGCAGTGGGGTATGCTGGGATCCCTGGTGTCGGACCTCCACTCCCAGGACCTTCTCACTACTGGG GACAAGGCCAGAAACTGGTGCAAGGTGATGCTGAAGATGAAGAACCTTTGGAAAACGAGGAGCAACCGGAAGAAATTGTTTTACCTCCTTATGATTTCAATG GACTGCCTCGTTTGCCCTTCTTCTTTGAGAACAGGGTGAGAGGGGGGCTGGAGCCGAGACATCACTGGCCAGAACAAGGCAATAGACTCAG GGATGTGGAGCCTGTTAATCCAGCAGCAGACCCTGAGGAGGGCCGTGCATTACGAGGGGCTGCTGGTCAAGCTGCAGTGCAGCGTTTACAGAGAGCAGCCCGTCATGATGAGCAGCAGGGGACACATGGGCAGCCCTCACCCCCCAAAAAAGCCTTCAAGACCCGGGGCGTGGCCTCTCTTTGCTCCATGGCAACCAGGGCCACCGTTAACCTCATGACAG CTCCCAGCATGCAGTACAGCAGTAGTCTGGCGTGTTTGGCCCCAGAGCTGGCTGAACAGTTGTTGGCTCACATGGCCCGTGAGCGTCTCCTCCGACCACGTACACTGGAACTTTTCTTTGGCTGCCCGCTGCAGAAGTTTGTCCTAAACTGCTACCCGTACACCACCAATGAGCTGCTACGGCAACTGAGGGCCTTTTCCTGCCTCAAACATCTCAGTTTTGTCAACTCGCCACTcatcacag atgctGGTCTTTGTGTATTGTCCAAACTCTCAAAACTGCAGCATCTCAACCTGTCCTCCTGTAGCAAGCTAACAGACAGCTGCCTGCAGCATATCGCAG GACTATTCAATCTCACTTTCCTGGCTTTGGACCAGACTAAAGTAAGCGACACAGGTCTGTTGATGTTTCTGCAATCGGGCTCCTCTGTGCTCTGCTAG